The Sporomusa termitida genome has a window encoding:
- a CDS encoding TIGR02677 family protein, producing the protein MEARDLRPITEVAYLTTENAWRYRSILRYFYTQHEKLRHYLYPEELYSHLKQNPYFDQYTVEQLQSDLKQLSDWKNIIPRQETGRVATIEDFKKKKFRYQCTPYTVEIERMVERLSELGQSFGGSLEATLFDRLLAALRQFVAAADSPDGAQLNQAWEDVYSYFRKIVENASDYIAYLKSEKVEERMMSEAFLVYKDAFADYIKRFILGLQKTSYNIETVLKQLNAEQFVRAAGRIADYQLSIPRLDERLDHTGLVEKYQEQWASLGEWFFGSFGRDSELASLERETTETIRRITRFAQRVGEKHQALRSRHRDYLLQANWFACIENVTEAHEVAAMLFGTSGARHIYAEPAASDDMYRELWESPPTVVTVKPSLAGYREKTRPGAVLNHLAQQQAALAEYLRERAAEEALLNSLVVDKRITIDSLACQSPFVRKTLLNWVGRCMANKERITKTETGRKVRLITLSSRQITLDSTDGRLTLPDFAFEFLA; encoded by the coding sequence ATGGAGGCGCGAGATCTGAGGCCAATCACTGAGGTCGCTTATCTAACAACTGAAAATGCCTGGCGCTACCGGTCAATATTGCGCTATTTTTATACCCAGCATGAAAAGCTGCGGCATTATCTCTATCCTGAGGAGCTTTACAGCCATCTAAAGCAAAATCCGTATTTTGACCAATATACTGTCGAACAGCTGCAATCAGACTTAAAACAACTTAGTGACTGGAAAAACATTATTCCCCGCCAGGAAACAGGACGGGTAGCAACCATTGAGGATTTTAAAAAAAAGAAATTTCGTTATCAGTGTACTCCCTACACCGTAGAGATTGAACGGATGGTAGAGCGGTTAAGCGAATTGGGTCAGTCGTTTGGCGGTTCGCTTGAAGCCACGCTTTTTGACAGGCTGCTGGCTGCTCTCAGACAGTTTGTGGCAGCGGCCGACAGCCCGGACGGTGCCCAGCTCAACCAAGCTTGGGAGGATGTCTATAGTTATTTTCGCAAAATTGTCGAAAATGCCTCAGACTATATTGCCTACTTAAAAAGTGAAAAAGTGGAAGAACGTATGATGAGTGAGGCGTTTCTTGTCTATAAAGATGCGTTTGCCGACTATATTAAGCGGTTTATTCTGGGTTTGCAAAAAACCTCCTATAATATAGAAACGGTGTTAAAACAACTTAATGCTGAACAGTTCGTCCGGGCTGCCGGTCGAATTGCCGACTATCAGCTCAGTATTCCCCGGCTGGATGAACGGCTTGACCATACCGGACTGGTGGAAAAGTATCAGGAGCAATGGGCAAGCCTGGGGGAGTGGTTTTTTGGTTCGTTCGGGCGGGACAGCGAATTGGCGTCGTTGGAACGGGAAACAACCGAAACGATTCGCCGTATTACCCGGTTTGCCCAACGGGTGGGCGAAAAACATCAGGCGCTGCGCAGCCGGCACCGGGACTACCTGTTGCAGGCAAACTGGTTTGCCTGTATTGAAAATGTCACCGAAGCCCACGAAGTGGCGGCCATGTTATTCGGTACGTCCGGCGCCCGCCACATCTATGCCGAACCTGCGGCCAGTGATGATATGTACCGGGAGTTATGGGAAAGTCCGCCAACGGTAGTCACGGTAAAACCCAGCCTTGCCGGTTACCGGGAGAAAACCAGACCGGGGGCTGTCCTCAATCACCTGGCCCAGCAACAGGCGGCTTTGGCGGAGTATCTCAGGGAGCGGGCGGCGGAGGAAGCCTTATTAAACAGTCTGGTTGTAGACAAGCGAATTACCATTGACAGTCTTGCCTGTCAGTCTCCTTTTGTCCGTAAGACCTTGTTGAATTGGGTTGGCCGGTGTATGGCCAATAAAGAGCGAATAACCAAGACTGAGACCGGGCGCAAGGTGCGGCTTATCACCTTAAGCAGCCGCCAAATTACCCTTGATAGTACGGATGGGCGGTTGACATTGCCCGATTTTGCTTTTGAGTTTTTAGCGTGA
- a CDS encoding TIGR02678 family protein: MASLIEKFDDDDREAAYYLLENFWILRERQPEVYQLIREREHKLRNYFSDKCGFQLILNRQFAKLEKIPDKPESWMGVTSFQHCRDYALLCCLLAFLEEKSVDEQFLLSELCETLLSLYPAEADTGATVINWESYECRKSLVRVLTMAIDYGIVVSVDGDIAGFTSSADSEALFEVPVMARYFIRSTPKDLAQYNSIDALIRAGSQEEEELTGRSRKQRVYRQLFLTPGFERHEAKDEDFLYLRNLRNRLREDIEDHTWFRFELYKNAALLTVPADKRFQMTSFPDRTGMSGVMLHFAATIRDYVHAAEQRRDRDCLTLTPIEFDRILAACRQATGSGWTKEYRDMSQSKLVQELVRSLSDWKLARQDSELNLIVISPLLGRTIGAYPADYQQTKTEENAIDE; this comes from the coding sequence ATGGCCAGTTTGATCGAAAAATTTGATGATGACGACCGCGAAGCGGCGTATTACCTGCTGGAAAACTTCTGGATACTGCGGGAGCGTCAGCCTGAAGTCTACCAGCTGATTAGAGAGCGGGAACATAAGCTGCGCAACTATTTTTCGGATAAATGCGGCTTTCAGCTTATCCTGAACAGGCAGTTTGCTAAGCTGGAAAAGATCCCCGATAAACCGGAAAGCTGGATGGGGGTAACAAGCTTTCAGCACTGCCGGGACTATGCCCTGTTGTGCTGTCTCCTGGCTTTTTTAGAAGAAAAAAGTGTTGACGAACAGTTTTTGCTGAGCGAGCTGTGTGAGACACTGCTGTCTTTATACCCGGCAGAGGCCGACACCGGCGCGACTGTGATCAACTGGGAAAGCTATGAGTGCCGGAAATCATTAGTGCGGGTGTTGACTATGGCGATTGACTACGGCATTGTCGTAAGCGTAGACGGCGACATTGCCGGCTTTACCAGCAGTGCCGACAGTGAGGCTTTGTTCGAGGTTCCGGTGATGGCGCGGTATTTCATCAGGTCAACCCCTAAAGACTTAGCTCAGTATAACAGTATAGATGCCCTCATCAGGGCCGGCAGCCAGGAGGAAGAGGAATTAACCGGCCGCAGCCGCAAGCAGCGGGTGTACAGACAGTTGTTTCTAACTCCGGGATTTGAACGGCATGAAGCCAAAGATGAGGATTTTCTCTATCTTCGCAATCTGCGCAACCGGCTGCGGGAAGATATTGAGGACCATACCTGGTTTCGCTTTGAATTATATAAAAATGCTGCCTTACTCACTGTTCCCGCCGATAAACGGTTTCAAATGACATCTTTCCCGGACCGGACCGGCATGAGCGGCGTTATGCTGCATTTTGCCGCCACTATCCGTGATTATGTACACGCGGCTGAGCAGCGGCGGGACAGGGACTGTCTGACGCTGACACCAATAGAGTTCGACCGGATATTGGCTGCTTGCCGTCAGGCTACCGGTTCAGGCTGGACCAAGGAATACCGGGACATGAGTCAGAGTAAGCTGGTCCAGGAACTGGTCAGATCTCTGTCGGACTGGAAGCTGGCCCGGCAGGACAGCGAGCTTAACCTGATTGTGATAAGTCCGCTTTTAGGCCGGACAATCGGGGCTTATCCTGCTGATTATCAGCAAACCAAGACGGAGGAGAATGCTATAGATGAGTGA